Proteins encoded within one genomic window of Lampris incognitus isolate fLamInc1 chromosome 19, fLamInc1.hap2, whole genome shotgun sequence:
- the nck1b gene encoding cytoplasmic protein NCK1 isoform X1 produces MDMANLFKHFFRIGKVKSRKAGMRDTASNADADMYADNGERLYDLNLPALVKFSYTAEREDELSLVKGTRVVVMEKCSDGWWRGSYNGRCGWFPSNYVTEDVDGTAGGGGGMGGQGDPACSLTEKLAAVVNSATNGNRVLHTVQALYPFSSGNDEELNFEKGDVMEVVEKPENDPEWWKCRKADGQLGLVPKNYVTVLDSTSHHSSSAGPAGPPTPDCDYISPSGSGRFAGKEWYYGKVTRHQAEVALNQRGTEGDFLIRDSESSPNDFSISLKAQGKNKHFKVQLKESLYCIGQRKFNSMEELVEHYKKAPIFTSEQGDKLYLIKALAAS; encoded by the exons GAATTGGAAAGGTGAAGAGCAGGAAGGCGGGGATGCGGGACACGGCCTCCAACGCCGACGCAGACATGTACGCCGACAACGGCGAGCGGCTCTACGACCTCAACCTGCCCGCCCTAGTCAAGTTCAGCTACACGGCGGAGCGGGAGGACGAGCTCTCCCTGGTGAAAGGCACgcgggtggtggtgatggaaaagTGCAGTGACGGCTGGTGGCGCGGCAGCTACAATGGCCGATGCGGCTGGTTCCCATCCAACTACGTCACGGAGGATGTGGACGGGACggcggggggaggaggggggatggGTGGTCAAGGTGACCCAGCTTGctctctgacagagaagctggcGGCAGTGGTGAACAGTGCCACCAATGGGAACCGGGTGCTTCACACGGTGCAGGCACTCTACCCCTTCAGCTCGGGAAATGACGAGGAGCTCAACTTCGAGAAGGGCGATgtgatggaggtggtggagaagCCCGAGAACGACCCCGAGTGGTGGAAGTGCCGCAAAGCGGACGGACAGCTGGGCTTGGTGCCGAAGAACTATGTCACCGTGCTGGACTCCACCTCCCACCATAGCTCCTCAGCAGGGCCCGCCGGGCCGCCCACACCTGACTGTGACTACATCTCGCCTTCAGGCAGCGGGCGTTTTGCGGGGAAGGAGTGGTACTACGGCAAGGTGACGCGCCACCAGGCCGAGGTGGCCCTCAACCAGAGAGGCACAGAGGGAGACTTCCTCATCAGAGATAGCGAGTCATCG CCGAATGACTTCTCCATCTCCCTGAAGGCGCAGGGCAAGAACAAGCATTTCAAAGTGCAGCTGAAAGAAAGCCTTTATTGCATCGGACAGCGCAAGTTCAACTCCATGGAGGAGCTTGTGGAACACTACAAAAAGGCCCCCATCTTCACCAGCGAGCAGGGGGACAAACTGTACCTGATTAAGGCCCTGGCCGCCTCgtga